From a single Anas acuta chromosome 16, bAnaAcu1.1, whole genome shotgun sequence genomic region:
- the YWHAB gene encoding 14-3-3 protein beta/alpha, which translates to MDKSELVQKAKLAEQAERYDDMAAAMKAVTEQGHELSNEERNLLSVAYKNVVGARRSSWRVISSIEQKTERNEKKQQMGREYREKIEAELQDICNDVLELLDKYLIVNATQPESKVFYLKMKGDYYRYLSEVASGDNKQTTVANSQQAYQEAFEISKKEMQPTHPIRLGLALNFSVFYYEILNSPEKACNLAKTAFDEAIAELDTLNEESYKDSTLIMQLLRDNLTLWTSENQGDEGDAGEGEN; encoded by the exons ATGGATAAAAGTGAGTTGGTACAGAAAGCCAAACTGGCCGAACAGGCCGAGCGTTATGATGACATGGCTGCTGCTATGAAGGCTGTCACCGAGCAGGGGCATGAACTGTCCAATGAAGAAAGGAATCTGCTCTCAGTTGCCTACAAGAATGTGGTCGGTGCCCGTCGCTCGTCCTGGCGTGTGATTTCCAGCAttgaacagaaaacagagaggaatgagaagaaacagcagATGGGAAGAGAATATCGTGAGAAAATTGAGGCTGAATTGCAGGATATCTGCAATGATGTTCTG GAACTCCTGGATAAATACCTTATTGTCAACGCCACGCAGCCCGAAAGCAAGGTCTTCTATTTGAAAATGAAGGGCGATTACTACAGATACCTCTCAGAGGTGGCGTCTGGGGACAACAAGCAAA CAACAGTGGCAAACTCTCAGCAAGCTTACCAGGAGGCATTTGAAATTAGCAAGAAAGAGATGCAGCCAACGCACCCCATTCGACTTGGTCTGGCTCTCAATTTCTCTGTCTTCTATTATGAGATACTCAATTCTCCTGAAAAAGCCTGTAACCTGGCAAAGACG GCATTTGATGAGGCGATAGCAGAGCTGGACACGCTGAATGAAGAGTCTTACAAAGACAGCACTCTCATCATGCAGCTGCTTAGGGACAACCTCACT CTATGGACGTCGGAAAACCAGGGAGATGAAGGGgatgctggggaaggagagaacTAA
- the PABPC1L gene encoding polyadenylate-binding protein 1-like isoform X1, with translation MNASGPGYPLASLYVGDLHPDVTEAMLYEKFSPAGPIMSIRVCRDVATRRSLGYAYINFQQPADAERALDTMNFEVIKGRPIRIMWSQRDPGLRKSGVGNVFIKNLDDSIDNKALYDTFSAFGNILSCKVVCDENGSRGYGFVHFETQEAATRAIKTMNGMLLNDRKVFVGHFKSRKERDAEFGSRATEFTNVYIKNFGDDMDDDRLREIFSKFGKTLSVKVMMDSSGRSKGFGFVNFEKHEEAQKAVADMNGKEINGRVVYVGRAQKRLERQSELKRKFEQIKQERVSRYQGVNLYVKNLDDGIDDERLRKEFSPYGTITSAKVMTEGGHSKGFGFVCFSSPEEATKAVTEMNGRIVSTKPLYVALAQRKEERKAILTNQYMQRLATMRALPGPLLGSFQPPPGYFLPPIPQPQTRATFYSPSPVVPVRPATRWSAQPSRPPPYPSATPILRAAVQPRRLLSNISTMRQASTQVPRVSPTAQRVANIGTQTVSARVPSSPTLPRGAPQYKYSSAVRNIQPLGSVPPGAPQVGEPAVHIQGQEPLTASMLAAAPPQEQKQMIGERLYPLIHAMHASLAGKITGMLLEIDNSELLLLLESPDSLHAKIEEAVAVLQAHQATETSHKGGAAAFLQ, from the exons ATGAACGCCAGCGGCCCCGGCTACCCGTTAGCCTCTCTCTACGTGGGGGACCTGCACCCAGATGTGACCGAAGCCATGCTCTACGAGAAGTTCTCGCCCGCCGGGCCCATCATGTCCATCCGAGTCTGCCGGGACGTGGCCACCCGCCGCTCGCTGGGCTATGCCTACATCAACTTCCAGCAGCCGGCGGATG CTGAGCGAGCCCTGGACACCATGAACTTTGAGGTGATCAAAGGCCGGCCCATCCGAATCATGTGGTCCCAGCGAGACCCCGGGCTCAGGAAATCAGGGGTTGGAAATGTATTTATCAAGAATCTGGATGACTCCATTGATAACAAAGCCCTGTACGACACGTTCTCGGCCTTTGGGAACATCCTGTCCTGCAAG GTGGTCTGTGATGAAAACGGATCCCGTGGTTATGGCTTTGTTCACTTTGAGACTCAGGAGGCAGCAACTCGGGCCATCAAGACCATGAACGGGATGCTGCTCAACGACCGCAAGGT GTTTGTTGGCCACTTCAAATCCCGCAAAGAGCGCGACGCAGAGTTTGGGTCTAGGGCAACGGAGTTCACCAACGTCTACATCAAGAACTTTGGGGATGACATGGATGATGACAGACTGCGGGAAATATTCTCCAAGTTCG GAAAGACTCTGAGCGTCAAGGTCATGATGGACAGCTCTGGCCGCTCGAAGGGCTTTGGGTTTGTGAACTTTGAGAAGCATGAAGAAGCCCAGAAG GCCGTGGCTGACATGAACGGGAAGGAGATCAACGGGCGGGTGGTGTACGTGGGCCGGGCACAGAAGCGGCTGGAGCGGCAGAGCGAGCTGAAACGGAAATTTGAGCAGATCAAGCAGGAGCGAGTGAGCAGGTACCAG GGCGTCAACCTGTACGTGAAGAACCTGGACGATGGGATAGATGATGAGCGGCTGAGGAAGGAGTTCTCTCCTTACGGCACCATCACCAGTGCGAAG GTGATGACAGAGGGTGGCCACAGCAAAGGGTTTGGCTTTGtatgtttttcctccccagaagAGGCTACCAAGGCCGTGACTGAAATGAACGGACGGATCGTCAGCACTAAGCCTCTCTACGTCGCCCTCGCCCAAAGGAAAGAGGAGCGGAAAGCAATCCTCACCAACCAGTACATGCAGCGATTAGCCACCATGAGGGCCCTGCCTGGCCCTCTCCTTGGCTCCTTCCAGCCCCCTCCGGGGTacttcctcccccccatccctcAG CCACAAACCAGAGCTACTTTCTACAGCCCCAGCCCAGTTGTCCCCGTCCGCCCTGCCACTCGCTGGAGTGCGCAGCCCTCCCGGCCTCCCC CGTATCCTTCAGCCACCCCCATCCTGAGAGCTGCCGTGCAGCCCCGGCGCCTGCTGTCCAACATCAGCACCATGAGACAGGCGTCCACCCAAGTGCCTCGCGTGTCCCCCACGGCCCAGAGAGTGG CCAACATAGGGACGCAGACGGTCAGTGCCCGGGTGCCCTCCTCGCCCACCCTGCCGCGGGGCGCCCCGCAGTACAAGTACTCGTCAGCCGTGAGGAACATCCAGCCGCTGGGCAGCGTGCCGCCTGGTGCCCCGCAG GTAGGAGAACCCGCTGTGCATATCCAGGGGCAGGAGCCGCTGACTGCATCCATGCTTGCAGCAGCCCCTCCTCAGGAGCAGAAGCAAATGATAG GTGAGCGCCTCTACCCGCTGATCCATGCGATGCACGCCTCGCTGGCTGGCAAGATCAcggggatgctgctggagatCGACAACtcggagctgctgctcctcctggagTCCCCCGACTCCCTGCACGCCAAG ATCGAGGAGGCTGTGGCTGTTCTCCAGGCACACCAGGCCACCGAGACGTCGCACAAGGGCGGCGCGGCGGCGTTCCTGCAGTGA
- the PABPC1L gene encoding polyadenylate-binding protein 1-like isoform X2, translated as MNASGPGYPLASLYVGDLHPDVTEAMLYEKFSPAGPIMSIRVCRDVATRRSLGYAYINFQQPADAERALDTMNFEVIKGRPIRIMWSQRDPGLRKSGVGNVFIKNLDDSIDNKALYDTFSAFGNILSCKVVCDENGSRGYGFVHFETQEAATRAIKTMNGMLLNDRKVFVGHFKSRKERDAEFGSRATEFTNVYIKNFGDDMDDDRLREIFSKFGKTLSVKVMMDSSGRSKGFGFVNFEKHEEAQKAVADMNGKEINGRVVYVGRAQKRLERQSELKRKFEQIKQERVSRYQGVNLYVKNLDDGIDDERLRKEFSPYGTITSAKKRLPRP; from the exons ATGAACGCCAGCGGCCCCGGCTACCCGTTAGCCTCTCTCTACGTGGGGGACCTGCACCCAGATGTGACCGAAGCCATGCTCTACGAGAAGTTCTCGCCCGCCGGGCCCATCATGTCCATCCGAGTCTGCCGGGACGTGGCCACCCGCCGCTCGCTGGGCTATGCCTACATCAACTTCCAGCAGCCGGCGGATG CTGAGCGAGCCCTGGACACCATGAACTTTGAGGTGATCAAAGGCCGGCCCATCCGAATCATGTGGTCCCAGCGAGACCCCGGGCTCAGGAAATCAGGGGTTGGAAATGTATTTATCAAGAATCTGGATGACTCCATTGATAACAAAGCCCTGTACGACACGTTCTCGGCCTTTGGGAACATCCTGTCCTGCAAG GTGGTCTGTGATGAAAACGGATCCCGTGGTTATGGCTTTGTTCACTTTGAGACTCAGGAGGCAGCAACTCGGGCCATCAAGACCATGAACGGGATGCTGCTCAACGACCGCAAGGT GTTTGTTGGCCACTTCAAATCCCGCAAAGAGCGCGACGCAGAGTTTGGGTCTAGGGCAACGGAGTTCACCAACGTCTACATCAAGAACTTTGGGGATGACATGGATGATGACAGACTGCGGGAAATATTCTCCAAGTTCG GAAAGACTCTGAGCGTCAAGGTCATGATGGACAGCTCTGGCCGCTCGAAGGGCTTTGGGTTTGTGAACTTTGAGAAGCATGAAGAAGCCCAGAAG GCCGTGGCTGACATGAACGGGAAGGAGATCAACGGGCGGGTGGTGTACGTGGGCCGGGCACAGAAGCGGCTGGAGCGGCAGAGCGAGCTGAAACGGAAATTTGAGCAGATCAAGCAGGAGCGAGTGAGCAGGTACCAG GGCGTCAACCTGTACGTGAAGAACCTGGACGATGGGATAGATGATGAGCGGCTGAGGAAGGAGTTCTCTCCTTACGGCACCATCACCAGTGCGAAG aagAGGCTACCAAGGCCGTGA